In Pseudoalteromonas carrageenovora IAM 12662, the following proteins share a genomic window:
- the bioB gene encoding biotin synthase BioB codes for MEFAPVRHDWTHAQVKALFEMPFNDLLFKAASVHRANFNPNEVQISTLLSIKTGACPEDCKYCPQSGHYKTDLERERLIEVEKVVEQARLAKQKGATRFCMGAAWSDPKDRDMPYISQMVKEVKELGLETCMTLGKLSNEKAHELSSAGLDYYNHNLDTSPEYYEQIISTRTFQDRLNTIDHVRDAGMKVCSGGIVGMGEQASDRFGLLMQLANLPQQPESVPINMLVKVKGTPLENVDDLDHFEFIRTIATARIMMPHSYVRLSAGRNAMNEQMQSMCFFAGANSIFYGDKLLTTENPEADADMNLIKKLGMNPETREDYSDEAVAASLSSQVADKATSELFYEA; via the coding sequence ATGGAATTTGCACCTGTTCGCCACGATTGGACCCACGCACAAGTTAAAGCATTATTTGAAATGCCGTTTAATGATTTACTCTTTAAAGCGGCGTCGGTTCACCGTGCTAATTTTAATCCTAACGAAGTACAAATATCTACTTTGTTATCAATTAAAACAGGCGCTTGCCCAGAAGACTGTAAATATTGCCCTCAATCAGGGCATTATAAAACCGACCTAGAACGCGAACGCCTAATAGAAGTAGAAAAAGTAGTAGAGCAAGCACGCCTTGCTAAACAAAAAGGCGCTACACGTTTTTGTATGGGTGCCGCTTGGTCAGATCCAAAAGACAGAGACATGCCGTACATTTCGCAAATGGTTAAAGAAGTAAAAGAGCTTGGCCTAGAAACCTGTATGACGCTTGGTAAACTTAGTAACGAAAAAGCCCATGAACTAAGCAGTGCAGGGCTTGATTACTACAACCATAACCTTGATACCTCACCAGAATACTACGAGCAAATTATATCAACTCGCACTTTTCAAGACAGATTAAACACCATAGATCACGTACGTGATGCAGGCATGAAAGTGTGCTCAGGCGGTATAGTGGGTATGGGCGAGCAAGCAAGCGACCGTTTTGGTTTGTTAATGCAATTAGCTAACTTGCCACAACAACCCGAAAGCGTACCCATTAATATGCTGGTTAAAGTAAAAGGCACACCCCTTGAAAACGTTGACGATTTAGATCACTTTGAATTTATACGCACCATAGCCACAGCCCGCATTATGATGCCACACAGCTATGTACGTTTATCGGCAGGGCGCAACGCCATGAACGAGCAAATGCAATCAATGTGCTTTTTTGCAGGCGCTAACTCAATCTTTTATGGTGATAAGCTTCTAACAACCGAAAACCCAGAAGCCGATGCCGACATGAACCTCATTAAAAAATTAGGCATGAACCCAGAAACTCGCGAAGATTACTCAGACGAAGCAGTAGCAGCGTCGCTTTCATCGCAAGTGGCTGATAAAGCAACGTCAGAACTATTTTACGAAGCTTAA
- the bioA gene encoding adenosylmethionine--8-amino-7-oxononanoate transaminase has translation MNKKQTIDLDFDREHIWHPYTSMTQPIPVYPVTHANHNLIHLETGEQLIDGMASWWSAIHGYNHPTLNAAMVEQINSMSHIMFGGITHNSAVELCKKLVAITPESLTKVFLADSGSVSVEVAIKMALQYWLSQGITTKQKLMTPYKGYHGDTFAAMSVCDPVNSMHSLYSGFLPEHIFVPAPVSQFGSKFNQAEAQTLEQYFKAHHNQVAAFIIEPIVQNAGGMNFYHPDYLACVRKLCSRYNILLICDEIATGFGRTGKLFAVEHADIEPDILCIGKALTGGSMTLSATLTSEKIATGISEGEAGVLMHGPTFMGNPLACAVACASIDLLLNQNWQQRISDINRQLQQLNKCRELDDVADVRTLGAIGVVELTEAAGSVDIAKIQAYFVEQGVWIRPFGKLIYLMPAYISDDTSIKTLCDAIYNAIKGKHYA, from the coding sequence ATGAACAAAAAACAAACGATTGACCTTGATTTTGATCGTGAGCACATTTGGCACCCATATACGTCTATGACTCAGCCAATTCCGGTTTACCCTGTTACCCATGCAAATCATAATTTAATTCACCTAGAAACCGGCGAGCAACTTATAGATGGCATGGCCTCATGGTGGAGCGCCATTCATGGCTATAATCACCCTACTTTAAACGCTGCCATGGTTGAGCAAATAAATAGCATGAGCCACATAATGTTTGGTGGCATTACCCATAACAGCGCGGTTGAGCTATGTAAAAAGCTTGTTGCTATTACCCCTGAAAGTTTAACTAAAGTGTTTTTAGCCGATAGCGGCTCGGTAAGTGTAGAAGTGGCCATAAAAATGGCCCTGCAATATTGGCTTAGCCAAGGCATTACCACTAAACAAAAACTAATGACGCCTTATAAGGGTTACCATGGCGACACGTTTGCTGCCATGAGCGTATGCGACCCCGTTAACTCCATGCACAGTTTATACAGCGGCTTTTTACCCGAGCATATATTTGTACCTGCGCCAGTGAGTCAATTTGGTAGCAAATTTAACCAAGCAGAAGCTCAAACGCTTGAGCAATACTTTAAAGCACACCACAACCAAGTAGCCGCTTTTATTATTGAGCCCATAGTGCAAAACGCGGGTGGTATGAACTTTTATCACCCCGATTACTTAGCCTGCGTACGTAAACTTTGTAGCCGTTATAATATACTGCTGATTTGCGACGAAATTGCCACAGGATTTGGCCGCACGGGTAAATTATTTGCTGTTGAGCACGCTGACATTGAGCCCGACATTTTATGTATTGGTAAAGCTCTTACCGGTGGCTCAATGACACTTTCAGCAACTCTTACCAGCGAAAAAATAGCAACGGGTATTAGTGAAGGCGAAGCCGGCGTTTTGATGCACGGACCTACATTTATGGGTAACCCACTCGCCTGTGCAGTGGCGTGCGCGAGTATAGATTTACTACTAAATCAAAACTGGCAACAACGTATTAGCGATATAAACAGACAATTACAACAACTTAATAAGTGCCGTGAACTTGATGATGTAGCTGATGTGCGTACATTAGGCGCAATAGGTGTAGTAGAGCTAACCGAAGCTGCGGGCAGCGTTGATATAGCTAAAATTCAAGCCTACTTTGTTGAGCAAGGCGTATGGATTCGCCCCTTTGGTAAACTTATTTACCTTATGCCTGCGTATATAAGTGATGACACCAGTATAAAAACACTGTGTGATGCTATTTATAATGCAATTAAAGGTAAACATTACGCTTAA